GGCGGAACTAGCTATCACCTTTCCATCCGGCGACCACCCGGGGCCGCTGGTCTTGAACGACTCTGGCCGCTTAAGCGTCGCCAACGGCTGATCTCCGGTACCATCGGCATTCGCAATGAACATTGTGCTCTCGCCCGGCTGATTGCGAACGAAGGCGATCCGTTTGCCGTCAGGTGAGAATGTGACTGCGCTGCTGACATTGGAATTTAGTTTTTTTGGTTCGCCGCCCAGAACGGGAACTCGATAGAGCGTGCGGTTCTCCTCACCAACGTCTTGCCTAGGGAAATAGATGTAGCCGCCGTCAGGCGAGAATGTCATTCGTCCGTATTCCACCTCCGCGGGGGGAATGATTTGCACGTTACTCCCCGTGCCTATATGCCTTACCCACAGGCTCTCCTGGCCGGCATCTTCCTTCACATGCACGACATACTTGCCGTCGGGGGATATCGCTGCATCCCCCGCCTTGCCGGTATCGGTGAGCTTTGTGATCTTCATCGACTCGAATGACAGCGCCGCCGTTTCCTTTTTGAACGCAAATTTGTAGATCGCGAAACCGATCCCGGCGACAACGATGACAGCAAGCACAGCCAAAAGCGGCTTTGCCGCCCTATTTGCCGAGAGGTTCCGCTGTTCCGAAGGCCCACCCAGAGATTCCCGAGGCTCTGCCTCCGCTCCTGTGCTTAGAACGGCTGTCTGCTCGGTAGTATGGATATGCGCACGAGTCGGAGCTTCGCCGGGAGCGGCAGTCGAGTGCAAGATAGCGGTTTGCGGTTCGTCGCCGGGGAACCCAGTCGCTATCGCTCCCGGTTCTGACCTCGCCGGGCCCTCGAGCAGCGCATTGCCGTCATCGAGGCAATACAGCAGAGTGTCGTCGTAATAATCTCGCCTACATTCAGGGCATCGTTTCATAAGCTATTATTCCGTCAGATTCATCCGCTTCAGCAGATCCTTGAATCGCGGGTCGTCGCGGAGAGATTCAAATGGAATTTCCCATCTGATGGATGCTAAAGAGCCGCGTGCTTGAAAGTCCTTCTCCAGCCATTCGAAAGCATTGTCTTTGTCGCCCAGCCCTGCATATACAGCAGCGACGTGTTTTCCGGTTGCTTCCTTTCTCGCATATTTGTCCTTCAACTCATTGGCAATAGCGACGGCTTCCGAGCGCTTTCCCAAGACGCCATAGCTATAACCAAGTTCCGCGAGGTTGATACCGGCCCTGTTACTCATTTCCACGGCTTTTTCGATGTTTGCAATGGCGTCGACGTCCCGCCCTTGTTTTAGATACGATAGTCCCAAAACCTGATACCCGCCTGAAAAGTAAGGATCGAGAGCGATCAGCTTGAGAGAGTTTTCAACGCTCGCGTTGTGATCATTTCGTACCTGATACATGGACGACAGATTCAAACTGATAACGCTCGACAAAGGATCAAGTTCATGTGCACGCTTGATCATCAATTCGGCTTCGTCAAACCTGCCAAGATGGTTGAGAAGGCGACCGTACCATAGGTACGCTGTGGCGTAATGCGGATCGAGTTCGATCGCCCGCTTATATTCCCGTTCGGCCTCCGTCCATCGCCACGACTGGTTATTGACGCCCCCCAGCGATGCATGTGCTTCGGCCAAATGATCGTCGATCGCTATCGCACGCTCGGCAAATGCTTTCGATTGCGGCAATGTCTCGCTTGTCGGAGTGCCGGTATAGGAATTCAAGACAAAATAGGAATCGGCAAGACCGGCGTATGCAAGCGCATAATTAGGGTCGCGGTCGGTCGCGATCTTGAACTGTTCAATCGCCTTTCTGAGATCTTCAGCGGTTCGCCGGTTCCAATGATAACGTCCTTTCAGATATGCCTGGTACGCTTCGGGATCTGTCGTCGAACTCCTGGCCACTTTCGCTTCGTCCGCACCCGACAGTTTTGATTTGAGTTTTGTAGAAACATCTTTCGCTATCTCGCTTTGAAGCGAAACGAGGTCGGATTGCTTGCGGTCGTATTGCTCCGTCCAGATCACGTCCTGTGTCCTCGTGTCGACGAGTTCGAGACTCAGCTTCAGATCGTCACCACGCCCGCCAACCCTTCCCAACAAAACCGCCTGAACACCGAGTTCCTCACCGATCTTCTTCGGCGAAGTTTCCTTACCCTTGTAATAAAAAACCGTGCTCCTCGACTTGACCGACAAATTAGACAACTGCGACAGACTCTTGATGAGCGTTTCTGTCATTCCATCCGACAAATACTCGACGTCCGCATTCCCGCTCTCATTGACAAACGGCATCACAGCGATGGAATTGATCTGTGTCGAACCAAATGGCCCCAGATATCGATAACCGAAATAACCGCCAACTGCGATCAGTATCGCCAACAATGGTGCCGCGATCAACCGCTTGTCAAATCCGCGAGGCTTCGCGGCAACATCGCCTGTGCCTGCCGGCAATACCGCCGTCTGTTCGGTCGTATGTATCTGGGCACGAGTCGGAGCTTCGCCGGGAGCGGCAGTCGAGTGCAAGATAGCGGTTTGCGGTTCGTCGCCGGGGAACCCAGTCGCTATCGCTCCCGGTTCTGACCTCGCCGGGCCCTCGAGCAGCGCATTGCCGTCATCGAGGCAATACAGCAGAGTGTCGTCGTAATAATCTCGCCTACATTCAGGGCATCGTTTCATAACTCTCTATTCCGGCAGTCCCATTCGCTTCAGTATTGCCGCGTAACGCTTGTCGCTCTTGAGTGAACCAAACTGCGCGTCCCGCCTGATCGACAACACCAATTCAAAGCCGCGGCTTTCTACATCTTTTTCTATCCATTCAAAAGCCTTGTCTTTATTACCCAGTGCCGCATATACTTCGGCGATCTGGACACCAACTGTTTTCTGTTTTGCATAGGCGTCTTCCAGTTCTTTGATTATCGCCATTGCATTCGCCGTCTGCCCGGTCTCTGCATAGACAGCTCCAAGTTTAGAAACAATTCTACGGATCTTTCCATTCGTTAATTCAACCGCCTTTTTCGCTTCAGCCAAGGCATCGGCACTGCGTCCTTGTCCCAGATACACACACGCCATCAATTGAGGTCCCCCGGGGAATTTGGGATCTAGATCTACAACTCTTTTGGCAAACTCGGTCGCAGACTGAGGATCAAGTTTGTCCTGACAGTAATGATTCGCAAGGTTGTAATTGACGATCACTGACAACGGCTCAAGCTCGTACGATTTCTTTAGCGCCCTCGTTGCGTCATCGACTCTTCCCTGCGTTATCAGGTATTCGTGGTACCATCTGTGCGCATTCGCATAGTCCGGGCTCAATTCGATAGCCCGCAGGAATTCCTTTTCGGATTCAGCCCAATTCCACGAGTACAAATTTACATATGCGAGCGATGCGTGAGCTTCCCCAAGCGAATCATCGATCTCAATTGCTCGTTTTGCGAATTGCCTGGCTTTCGACAATGAATCAACCGGAAAGTCGTCATCCCACCATTGGAATACTGCATACGAATCGGCGAGACCGACGTAAGCGAGCGCATATTTCGGGTCTTTGGCAATGGCTGCTTCGAACTGCTCGATGGCTTTTCGGAGGTTCACCCCATCCCTTTTGTTCCAGTAATACCGTCCCTGAAGATAATCCCTGTAAGCCTCAGCATTGGCGGTGTAGCTTTTCGCAATTTTCTCTTCTTCGGCACCCGTTAGCCTTGTTTTTAGACGGCTTGAAACATCTTTGGCGATCTCGCTCTGAAGTGAAACGAGATCCGACTGTTTTCGTACATACCGTTCGCTCCACAGCACCGCGTCTTTGCGAACATCGACGAGTTCCAGACTCAGCGTCAATTCCTCCCCGCGTTGAACGATCCGGCCATTCAATACCGCGTGCACATTCAATTCCTGCTCAATAGTTTTCGCGTCCGTTTTCGTTCCTTTATAACGAAAGACGGATGAGCTTGGCTTGACGTTCAAATTTGGCAGTTTGGACAAACTTCCGATCAAGGTCTCGGTCATTCCATCGGAGAGATATTCGACGTCAGCATTGCCGCTTTCGTTGACAAACGGCATCACGGCGATCGATTCGATCTGGCTGGCCGGCATTAGATACTTATAGCCAAAGAACCCACCGACAAATAGGGCAACGGCGATAACCGCAGCAATCAGCGGCTTCGCACTCCGTCGCACCGAGTCAGAACCACCTACGGTAGTGGGTGGTTGAAGAACAGCCGTCTTCACGTCGGTCTCGTCGGTAGGCTGCGTTAAACCACCCGCTGCCGTAGGTGGTTCTGACAAGATCGCGGTTGCCGGTTCATCCATCGACGCCGGCCCTTCGAGCAGCGCATTGCCGTCGTCGAGACAATACAGCAGCGTGTCGTCGTAATAATCTCGCCTGCATTCAGGGCATCGTTTCATAATGTTCTATTCCGGCAGATTCATCCGTTTCAGCAAATCCTTGTATCGCGGGTCTGAGCGCAGGTTATCGAATTGCAACAATGATGTAATGATCAGCAGCAAACCGCTACGCTGCCCGAAGTCCTTCTCCAGCCACTCGAAGACCTTATCATGGTCGCCAAGACCCATGTATACTCTGGCCAGGTACTGTCCGAGCGCCTCGCGCCTGGTGTATCTATCTTCCAGTTCCTTTAATATTTGAAAAGCTTCAGAGCGTCGTCCGGCAACGGCGTAGGAGTAACCCAGATCGCCCAGAACGACGCTCGCTCTATCCGACAACGTGGCCGCCTTCTCGATCAAAGCGATCCCTTCTTCATGACGCCCTTGTATGACGCGAGCTATTCCCAGGTTTGAGTACGCCCCCGTATAATTAGGGTTAAGTTCGATGATCTTTTCCCACTCCCCAATGGCAGTATCAACGTCACCCTTTATAAAATAGATCTGGGCGACATTCGAACTGATGACGGGCGAGAGAGGATCAAGTTCCTGCGCCCGTTTGATATGTCTCAGCGAGTCGTCAAATTGCCGTTTTATCCGAAAATAAATGCTAAACCAGTGATGCGTTGTCGGGTAATTCGGATTGAGCGCGATGGCCTTCCTGAATTCTTGCTCCGATTCCGCCCATCGCCACTCCTTCTGAAGTATAGAGGCCAGGCTTGTATGAGCTTCTGCCAGCGAGTCATCGATCTGTAACGCCCTGTCCACAGCCGCCTTCGCCTTTGGCAAGGTCTCGCTAATAGGCGTTCCGGCGTACTCCTCAAGCAGCAGGTAACTGTCAGCCAATCCGACGTAACCAAGTGCGTAATTCGGATCGCGATCGACGGCCTGCTGAAATTCAGCGATCGCTCTCTTGATGCCTTCTGTACTTCTTAGGTTCCAGTAGAAACGACCTCTCAGATAGAACTGATACGCTTGAGAGTTTGTTGTTTCGCGTGCGTTTATTTGCTGCTGCTGTTCCCCGGAAAGTCGCAGCCGCAGTTTGTCCGTGATCTCGCGTGCTATCGCCTGCTTTATTGAAAGGGCATCCGCGGCCGGGCGGTCGTATTCCTCGCCCCAGAGCTGAGCGCCCGTGACGGCGTCGACGAGATCGACCTGTATATTAAGCCGGTCGCCGACCTGCCGCACTCTGCCCGTCAAAACCGCCCGTACGCTGAGGTCGCGGCCGACCTGCTCCGCATCTACATCCTTGCCCTTGTAACGAAAGGCAGTGTTCCTTGCGATCACTTTCAACTGCTGGATCTGTGTAAGGCTGTTTATCAGCGACTCCGCGATGCCGTCCGAGAGATATTCGAAGTTGGGATCGCTGCCTACGTTCTGAAATGGCAATACGGCGATCGAATCGATCTGGGTAGTTTCAGACGACAAATATCGATAGCCAAAAAAGGCACCTGCGACAATTACCGCAAGCGCGAGGGGCGCAAGTAATAGCCTTTTATCAAGACCTTTTGTTTTCGGAAGCTCGGTAATACCCGACGGCAAAACTGCCGTTTGCTCGGTCGTATGTATCTGCGCTCGTGTCGCGGCCTCGTTTGGGGCGGCCGTCGAATGGAGTATCGCGGTCCGAGGCTCATCGAACTGCCCGCCCGCTGACGCAGGCGGTTCTGACCTGCCGCTCGCCGGGCCTTCGAGCAGAGCATTTCCATCATCGAGACAATACAGCAGCGTATCGTCGTAATAATCCCGTCTACATTCAGGGCATCGTTTCATATTTTTGTCCCGGCAGCTGTATTCGGATTATTGAATGAGTGTAACTCATTCCTCCGGATGCAGGTAGAAGACCTTGCTGACGATCTTCCATTCGCCGTCGGTTTTGAGCAGAGTGAACATATCGGTAAAGCGGTGTCCGCCCCAGTTATGGCATTCGACGCGTGCGGTGGCGATGGTCTCGCAGATATCGACCGCGGATATGTCGGCCGTCAGTTCGGATGCGGGCCCGTTCTCGTCGATCCAGTCGAAGAGCCCTTCGATCGGCCCTGCGATCAGGTCGGGTCCCAAATAGCCGTGAATGGTGGCTCTGTCGTGGAAAGCGGGCCTCATATCGCTGCTCTTTCCTGAGACGCCGCCGGAAATATAGGTGGTAAGTGCTTGAACGATCGCTTCGCGGTCGCCGCTTTGTGAGGTTGCGTAGGTCATGATCCGGTTTTCTCCTGTTTTTGAGTTTCTGCGGGAAGACGTTTGTATATCTATAAAATCAAACGATAAAACAGAATAAAAAGGGTCATTCAGAGCAAAAAAATGCGCGTGAGGCATCAGGCCTCACGCGCATAACTGTTCGACCGTAAAGTTGTTTACGGTTCGATCACGTAATCCGGCCAGCACGAGGTCGGATTAAGATAGAGTTCGAGAAATTCCATCGCAAAACGGTTTGCCGCAGGATTTGAGAACGACGGTGCGTTCGGATCGAGTATCTTGCCGATCTGATCGAGCGTCGCTTCCAAATGGATCTTCGTCGTGCGGTCGGTCGTCTTCGGCAGAGCGGCGTTGATCTCGCTCACCAGTTCACGAAGTTCGGCGCGATAGAACGCACGCTCGTCGCCGCTCGATATGAACATCGCCTGGAAACCTGCGGGCACGTTCGCCGGTGCTGTCGGCGGCGGGCCGGTTATCTTGTTATTTGCGATATCAAGATAAGACCGCTGCAGATTGCGCCTGTAAGCGTCGATCACAGGAGCATCGGTCTTAAGCTCGGACCAGACGCCGTTGCGAACATCGCCCAGGAAATCCGCCGGATGATATGCCGACGGGCCGTCGAGTGCGTTCTGTTCGATCATGCGGGCGAAACGCGGGCTCGAAAGCAGGTTGTTCAGTACGCTGTTCTGTGCGTTGCGTACGCGGTTCAAGGCACCGATCGGCTCTATTCGCCGCAAAATGTCCTTATCGATCGCCCAGTCGGGCCGTGCAAAGGCGTTGTCATTGAGGAACTTGACCGCCTGTGCCTGCCGTGCACGCGGGATCATCGTGAACCGCACACCTGTTTGGCCGATGTGCCTCTGCTGCGAATCAAATCCGCCGACGATCGCGGCGACGTGGTTCAATTCGAGCACCCATTGGCCGAGCATGCGGCCGTAGAGTTCAGACAGGTCGTTGTAAGGCTGGCCCGCCTGTGTGGTCGTTGCAGGAACGAGCAATTTGGCAACGCGGCGCAGATTCGCGATACCCAGCGTTGTTGACGCGATCGCGTCGGCGTCGCCGACGGCCTCGGTCAGTTCGCCAGGGTCGCTGCCGGCTGAGCCCTGTGTCGAAAACCGCAGCCACGGCGTCTCGTCCTGCTGGCGTGCCCAACTGTCGAGCGTCGGCAATTCGGCGTCGGACGATTTGGCGGTCGGAATGGGTTTGTATCCCCACATCGTCGCCCATACGTCATACGGGCCGATGCCCGGAACGAGGTCTTCGACAGCGATCTTGTCTTCAGGCTGTGCGACATAGTTGAAACGCGAATAGTCCATCAGCGTGGCAACGTGGCCCATCTTCTTGACCCACTCGCGGTCGCGGACCTTGTCCTGCGGATACAACGAGCTCGCCTTCATGTTGTGCTGGAAACCGAGCGTGTGGCCGACCTCGTGTGCGACGACGTATTCGACCAGCGTGCCCATCAGATCATCCGGCATCGGCAGCTTGTGAACGCGCGGGTCGAGCGGGCCGACCTGCGTGAAATACCACGAACGCTGCAGGTTCATGATGTTGTGATACATCTGAATGTCGGATTCCAGGATCTCGCCGGTTCGCGGGTCGTTGATATGCGGGCCCGAAGCGTTCTCGATGGTCGAGGGCAGCCAGCGGATCACTGAATAACGTGCGTCTTCCGGATCGAACTCCGGATCTTCCGCTTTTGAGGGCTGCATCTTTGCGATGATTGCGTTCTTGAACCCTGCCGCCTCGAACGCTTTCTGCCATTTCTCTACGCCGCGGATCGTGAAAGGAACCAGCCATTTCGGTGTCGCACGATCGACGTAGTAAACAATGGGCTTCACCGGCTCGGAAAGGGCCGCGTTCGGGTCTTTCTTTTCCAGACGCCAGCGCGTGATGTAGCGCCGCTGCTGAGCGCGGTGTTCCGGGCGTCCATAGTCCGTCTGCGTCACTGAGAAATATCCGACGCGTTCATCAAACAGACGCGGCATCATCGGGTTTTCGGGCAGTTTGACCATACTGTAATGCAGCACTACGCTCGCACTTCCGGGCGACATTCCCGAACCGCCGGGACCGCCCTGCTGCTGTTGAAAAGCTCCCGCCGGCGAGGGCTGCCGCACATAG
This sequence is a window from Acidobacteriota bacterium. Protein-coding genes within it:
- a CDS encoding tetratricopeptide repeat protein gives rise to the protein MKRCPECRRDYYDDTLLYCLDDGNALLEGPARSEPGAIATGFPGDEPQTAILHSTAAPGEAPTRAQIHTTEQTAVLPAGTGDVAAKPRGFDKRLIAAPLLAILIAVGGYFGYRYLGPFGSTQINSIAVMPFVNESGNADVEYLSDGMTETLIKSLSQLSNLSVKSRSTVFYYKGKETSPKKIGEELGVQAVLLGRVGGRGDDLKLSLELVDTRTQDVIWTEQYDRKQSDLVSLQSEIAKDVSTKLKSKLSGADEAKVARSSTTDPEAYQAYLKGRYHWNRRTAEDLRKAIEQFKIATDRDPNYALAYAGLADSYFVLNSYTGTPTSETLPQSKAFAERAIAIDDHLAEAHASLGGVNNQSWRWTEAEREYKRAIELDPHYATAYLWYGRLLNHLGRFDEAELMIKRAHELDPLSSVISLNLSSMYQVRNDHNASVENSLKLIALDPYFSGGYQVLGLSYLKQGRDVDAIANIEKAVEMSNRAGINLAELGYSYGVLGKRSEAVAIANELKDKYARKEATGKHVAAVYAGLGDKDNAFEWLEKDFQARGSLASIRWEIPFESLRDDPRFKDLLKRMNLTE
- a CDS encoding tetratricopeptide repeat protein, translating into MKRCPECRRDYYDDTLLYCLDDGNALLEGPASMDEPATAILSEPPTAAGGLTQPTDETDVKTAVLQPPTTVGGSDSVRRSAKPLIAAVIAVALFVGGFFGYKYLMPASQIESIAVMPFVNESGNADVEYLSDGMTETLIGSLSKLPNLNVKPSSSVFRYKGTKTDAKTIEQELNVHAVLNGRIVQRGEELTLSLELVDVRKDAVLWSERYVRKQSDLVSLQSEIAKDVSSRLKTRLTGAEEEKIAKSYTANAEAYRDYLQGRYYWNKRDGVNLRKAIEQFEAAIAKDPKYALAYVGLADSYAVFQWWDDDFPVDSLSKARQFAKRAIEIDDSLGEAHASLAYVNLYSWNWAESEKEFLRAIELSPDYANAHRWYHEYLITQGRVDDATRALKKSYELEPLSVIVNYNLANHYCQDKLDPQSATEFAKRVVDLDPKFPGGPQLMACVYLGQGRSADALAEAKKAVELTNGKIRRIVSKLGAVYAETGQTANAMAIIKELEDAYAKQKTVGVQIAEVYAALGNKDKAFEWIEKDVESRGFELVLSIRRDAQFGSLKSDKRYAAILKRMGLPE
- a CDS encoding tetratricopeptide repeat protein; amino-acid sequence: MKRCPECRRDYYDDTLLYCLDDGNALLEGPASGRSEPPASAGGQFDEPRTAILHSTAAPNEAATRAQIHTTEQTAVLPSGITELPKTKGLDKRLLLAPLALAVIVAGAFFGYRYLSSETTQIDSIAVLPFQNVGSDPNFEYLSDGIAESLINSLTQIQQLKVIARNTAFRYKGKDVDAEQVGRDLSVRAVLTGRVRQVGDRLNIQVDLVDAVTGAQLWGEEYDRPAADALSIKQAIAREITDKLRLRLSGEQQQQINARETTNSQAYQFYLRGRFYWNLRSTEGIKRAIAEFQQAVDRDPNYALGYVGLADSYLLLEEYAGTPISETLPKAKAAVDRALQIDDSLAEAHTSLASILQKEWRWAESEQEFRKAIALNPNYPTTHHWFSIYFRIKRQFDDSLRHIKRAQELDPLSPVISSNVAQIYFIKGDVDTAIGEWEKIIELNPNYTGAYSNLGIARVIQGRHEEGIALIEKAATLSDRASVVLGDLGYSYAVAGRRSEAFQILKELEDRYTRREALGQYLARVYMGLGDHDKVFEWLEKDFGQRSGLLLIITSLLQFDNLRSDPRYKDLLKRMNLPE
- a CDS encoding nuclear transport factor 2 family protein, encoding MTYATSQSGDREAIVQALTTYISGGVSGKSSDMRPAFHDRATIHGYLGPDLIAGPIEGLFDWIDENGPASELTADISAVDICETIATARVECHNWGGHRFTDMFTLLKTDGEWKIVSKVFYLHPEE
- a CDS encoding zinc-dependent metalloprotease is translated as MFKTAGRVLLYTFVFSMFVGILPAQDPTPAPAPTGTPAGGPPAGVRPGMPGGAGAASSQDPQPYDKVITADAKSKKGIFTVHQVKDKYYYEIPKSEMGKEFLWVTQIARTTLGVGYGGQALGRRVVRWELADNKVMLRNVNYGIVADPTLPIAEAVAAANNETILMSFPVAAFGPNNDTAVIEVGRLFTTDVFEFSARQRLNATTMDTTRTFIDRVSAFPTNIEARATHTYVRQPSPAGAFQQQQGGPGGSGMSPGSASVVLHYSMVKLPENPMMPRLFDERVGYFSVTQTDYGRPEHRAQQRRYITRWRLEKKDPNAALSEPVKPIVYYVDRATPKWLVPFTIRGVEKWQKAFEAAGFKNAIIAKMQPSKAEDPEFDPEDARYSVIRWLPSTIENASGPHINDPRTGEILESDIQMYHNIMNLQRSWYFTQVGPLDPRVHKLPMPDDLMGTLVEYVVAHEVGHTLGFQHNMKASSLYPQDKVRDREWVKKMGHVATLMDYSRFNYVAQPEDKIAVEDLVPGIGPYDVWATMWGYKPIPTAKSSDAELPTLDSWARQQDETPWLRFSTQGSAGSDPGELTEAVGDADAIASTTLGIANLRRVAKLLVPATTTQAGQPYNDLSELYGRMLGQWVLELNHVAAIVGGFDSQQRHIGQTGVRFTMIPRARQAQAVKFLNDNAFARPDWAIDKDILRRIEPIGALNRVRNAQNSVLNNLLSSPRFARMIEQNALDGPSAYHPADFLGDVRNGVWSELKTDAPVIDAYRRNLQRSYLDIANNKITGPPPTAPANVPAGFQAMFISSGDERAFYRAELRELVSEINAALPKTTDRTTKIHLEATLDQIGKILDPNAPSFSNPAANRFAMEFLELYLNPTSCWPDYVIEP